One Bacteroidota bacterium genomic window carries:
- a CDS encoding sigma-54 dependent transcriptional regulator → MKILFSWIGRQDMVSASRDEDAAIAVAVRKINPDRIVLLNNFGDEEVNNFIARLKRLTLSEVEIVQIRLTSPTFHEEIYLGVLETVEREKSKFPEAELIFHLSPGTPAMHAVWILISKTRVKAQLIETTQEQGLRFVNLPFDLSLEFYKELNLVEGSRRKFLTAEEISRDPDFSEVIFRSDSMTNIFNKALIVSEFDVPVLIEGETGTGKEVLAGIIHKKSQRSAKPFVTINCGAIAKDLVESELFGYVKGAFTGANTDKKGFFEVADGGTVFLDEIGDLPAEAQVKILRILNDGSFSKVGSPALHKTDVRVIAATHKTLMNQVTSGNFREDLFYRLAVVRLEIPPLRNRKDDLQLLIKELFARLAPALGATGLNLSHGAMTVLQTHTWQGNTRELINTLQRLIIFASSDVISEEEASNSIMKMGLHEGVTAPTPDSLDVNENISVLFTKLYEAALQTAKSKKEIAKILGFENHQTLDNWVKRYYKKN, encoded by the coding sequence ATGAAAATATTGTTCAGTTGGATTGGCAGACAGGATATGGTATCCGCATCGAGGGATGAAGATGCAGCGATAGCTGTTGCCGTCAGGAAGATAAATCCCGACAGGATCGTGCTTCTCAACAATTTTGGTGATGAGGAGGTCAACAACTTTATTGCAAGGTTGAAGAGACTAACCCTGAGTGAGGTTGAGATTGTTCAAATCAGGTTAACTTCTCCTACATTTCATGAAGAAATCTATTTGGGAGTTTTGGAAACTGTTGAAAGAGAAAAGTCCAAATTCCCGGAAGCAGAGTTGATTTTCCATCTCAGTCCCGGAACACCCGCAATGCATGCGGTCTGGATACTCATTTCAAAAACCCGGGTAAAAGCTCAACTAATTGAGACGACACAGGAGCAGGGACTCCGATTCGTTAACCTTCCGTTCGATCTTTCACTGGAGTTTTACAAAGAATTAAATCTTGTAGAGGGGAGTCGAAGGAAATTCCTGACAGCAGAAGAAATTTCGAGAGACCCTGACTTCAGCGAAGTTATATTTCGCTCTGACTCAATGACTAATATTTTTAATAAAGCCCTCATTGTATCAGAATTTGATGTTCCTGTGCTGATCGAAGGTGAGACGGGTACGGGTAAAGAGGTTTTAGCCGGAATAATTCACAAAAAGAGCCAAAGAAGCGCAAAACCTTTTGTAACAATTAACTGTGGTGCAATTGCCAAGGATCTTGTGGAATCGGAGCTTTTTGGATATGTGAAAGGTGCATTCACGGGAGCCAACACCGACAAAAAAGGCTTTTTCGAGGTTGCAGATGGAGGTACTGTGTTTCTTGATGAAATTGGTGATCTTCCAGCAGAGGCACAGGTGAAGATACTCAGGATACTGAATGACGGCTCATTCTCAAAGGTGGGGAGTCCCGCACTTCATAAGACAGATGTAAGAGTAATTGCAGCCACACACAAAACTCTCATGAATCAGGTTACTTCCGGGAATTTCAGGGAAGATTTATTCTACAGGCTTGCCGTAGTCAGACTTGAAATACCACCTCTTCGAAACAGGAAAGACGATCTGCAACTTTTAATTAAAGAATTGTTTGCGAGGCTGGCTCCGGCTCTCGGTGCTACGGGGCTAAATCTCTCACATGGAGCTATGACGGTTTTACAGACTCACACATGGCAGGGAAACACGAGGGAACTGATTAATACCCTTCAGCGACTAATAATATTTGCTTCATCCGATGTAATTTCGGAGGAGGAGGCTTCAAATTCCATCATGAAAATGGGATTACACGAGGGCGTTACTGCCCCCACTCCTGATTCTCTTGATGTAAACGAAAACATTTCGGTACTCTTCACAAAGTTGTATGAAGCCGCACTTCAGACGGCTAAATCAAAAAAGGAGATTGCAAAAATCCTTGGATTCGAAAATCATCAAACCCTCGACAACTGGGTAAAACGGTATTACAAAAAGAATTGA